One Panicum virgatum strain AP13 chromosome 3N, P.virgatum_v5, whole genome shotgun sequence DNA segment encodes these proteins:
- the LOC120665881 gene encoding uncharacterized protein LOC120665881: MVSREQKGGVLHEKLQILRSVTHSHAGDNMSIIADASSYIKDLKQKIAKLNQEIASAQHANVRQPLVSVEVLENGFLINVFMDKCSPGLLGSILEAFDEIGLSVLEARATCAGSFRLQAVGEEEAEDLIDAHAVEQAVIQAIKNCPSM; the protein is encoded by the exons ATGGTGTCCAGGGAGCAGAAGGGAGGGGTTTTGCATGAGAAGCTGCAGATTCTCCGAAGCGTTACTCATTCTCATGCG GGAGATAACATGTCCATAATCGCTGACGCATCATCATACATCAAAGATCTGAAGCAGAAAATCGCAAAGCTGAACCAAGAGATCGCATCCGCACAACACGCCAATGTTCGCCAACCATTGGTGAGTGTTGAGGTCCTAGAGAACGGTTTCCTGATCAATGTGTTCATGGACAAGTGTAGCCCAGGACTGCTTGGTTCTATTCTTGAGGCATTTGATGAGATTGGGCTAAGCGTGCTTGAGGCCAGGGCTACCTGCGCTGGATCATTTCGTCTTCAAGCTGTAGGAGAG GAAGAAGCTGAGGACCTAATCGATGCACATGCAGTGGAGCAAGCCGTTATTCAAGCAATCAAGAACTGTCCTTCAATGTAA